Proteins co-encoded in one Deltaproteobacteria bacterium genomic window:
- a CDS encoding DUF6091 family protein, producing MNIRKITLLTSLLTLLALLAPAAATAGDAPAKKKLKLCIYDPSGAVGDAYNMAKDYRAAAAAWGAELELSPYTDERTASEDFKAGKCDLALLTGVRSRHFNRFAGTVEALGALKSYDQLHSVLKLLASPKAGKKMQSGNYEVIAIFPAGAVYLMLRDRNLRNVKDLAGKRIATLDFDEAAISLVDRAGASMVPADVGTFAGMFNNGGVDVAYAPAAAVEPLELKKGLLPDGGMARYPLAQLTLQILAHHDRIDEAFGNASRKWAADNFRTTLKVVERAEKAIPAKLWIEISPEEEAMYDDLFRNVRLDMREKDVFDGTMLRLMRRVRCQANPKRAECAEKRE from the coding sequence ATGAACATTCGCAAGATCACCCTGCTCACCTCGCTGCTCACCCTCCTCGCCCTGCTGGCCCCGGCGGCCGCGACGGCCGGGGACGCTCCGGCGAAGAAGAAGCTGAAGCTCTGCATCTATGATCCCAGCGGGGCCGTGGGTGACGCCTACAACATGGCCAAGGACTACCGGGCCGCGGCCGCCGCCTGGGGTGCCGAGCTCGAGCTCTCCCCCTACACCGACGAGCGCACCGCCAGCGAGGACTTCAAGGCCGGCAAGTGCGACCTCGCGCTGCTCACCGGCGTCCGCTCGCGGCACTTCAACCGCTTCGCCGGCACGGTCGAGGCGCTCGGCGCCCTCAAGAGCTACGATCAGCTCCACTCGGTCCTCAAGCTCCTGGCCAGCCCCAAGGCTGGCAAGAAGATGCAGAGCGGTAACTACGAGGTCATCGCCATCTTCCCGGCCGGCGCGGTCTACCTGATGCTCCGGGATCGCAACCTGCGCAACGTGAAGGACCTGGCGGGCAAGCGCATCGCCACCCTCGACTTCGACGAGGCCGCCATCTCCCTGGTCGATCGGGCCGGCGCCTCGATGGTGCCCGCCGACGTGGGCACCTTCGCCGGGATGTTCAACAACGGCGGCGTCGACGTGGCCTACGCGCCGGCGGCGGCGGTGGAGCCCCTCGAGCTGAAGAAGGGCCTGCTCCCCGACGGCGGCATGGCCCGCTACCCGCTCGCGCAGCTCACCCTGCAGATCCTCGCCCACCACGATCGCATCGACGAGGCCTTCGGAAACGCCTCCCGCAAGTGGGCGGCTGACAACTTCAGGACGACCCTGAAGGTGGTCGAGCGGGCCGAGAAGGCCATCCCCGCGAAGCTCTGGATCGAGATCTCGCCGGAGGAGGAGGCGATGTACGACGACCTCTTCCGCAATGTCCGCCTCGACATGCGCGAGAAGGACGTCTTCGATGGCACCATGCTGCGGCTGATGCGCCGGGTGCGCTGCCAGGCCAATCCCAAGCGCGCGGAGTGCGCCGAGAAGCGGGAGTAG